The sequence GAGGTCAGTGTGGTTTTGTGAATctgacaaaactaaaaaaacagaCTCCACCAATTGGACCAGATCTGGATCTTGCTCTTGCTATTGCGTTCCCGAGATGAGgagaaattaataaatttcgctTTGGACAACTATCGCAATAAAAGGAGAAGGAACCAAAAGATAAAATGAAGAGCTGCAATTTTTCAACGTGAAATAGGATGTACAATAAATGTTGCTTCTATCTAACTAATCATGTGactagtttaatttttttttaaagttaaactAAATGATCTGGAAGTCACAAGTTATAGTTGCGTTGAGAAATGTTTATTTTCTCCAACTAAAAGTTAAGTTACATGATCTACATTACTTAAGTGGAAATCTTAGAAGTCCTATGTCTAAATTTTGTTCGAAAAATCTGTTTTCTAAAAAGAGTTAaactacataatataatttgtcaTAGATCAATGACAGTTTATATTATGTAGTTTAACTCTTTTTAGAAAATAGATTTTGGATTCAGAAACCGTTTaatcattaaaataataaagtttaAAGTCACCTACTCAcagatttcaattttaattttgaatgagAACCATATACCTTCTCCTTGTGGGATTAAACTTTGTCGGCGGAGAGttatttctgtttttgttaATTGGGGACTGTAGACTAATTTGGAATAACTACACTAATTGTGATACCATGTGATagttttgcttttttttctttagaattTAGAATGGGACACAACCTTCACGTTCATCGTTACTTGTTCCTatgtaaaagaagaaaaaaacagaaagagTCATGCTTCACTTCACTCTCATCGCAACTCGTTCATGTTTAAGAGTGCTAAGATCCAAATGATCGAAATTGGttttaaccaaacaaacaaagaaagcTAAATGAACACTCATGAACATTGTCGGCAGAAGACAAAAGACACAGAACGTTATTTGACTTTCAAGCCAGTAAAACTTCGAGACGACCCACcaaagttttttcttttgttaaataCGATCCACCAAAGTTACAAATACCGAATTATTAGAGCATTTCTAACTACactctatttttcttttaaataaaattttagagtaaaaatatttcaattcaTAGAGTAATCCATTTATCATTTTGTttatcattctattttttttttaaatataataccATTAGAATAAAAttcaactctattatagagttattttattttgaataaaaaattgaGTAAACCATTGAGATAATATTACAAATCAATGATTCTTCAACCCCATTAATGGGACCTGGACAACTTCAACTTTCAACCTTCAACCTTCAAAAGTTCTacttttttacttaaaaaaaaaaatcatccctTTGAATGTTTTGGCTTTGAGTTGTTCCAAGGGAAGAGCtggttactttttttttgttcaagaaTAGCTGGTTACAAATACATGTATTTCTATAATGAaactctacataaatgttttatGTATGCGTATTAATACATGCATCAAAGATAACGTAAGTCATTTACACCTTTTATCTCTCTTTTCATATATCTTGTCACTTGCTTTTTTGCAATCTTTTATAAACATTGTATTTTGTATGAATGAGACGTCCCAGGCCTGTAGAATATTTGGACCTTGGAGCACAACTGCATACATACTAGTATACTACATTTACTCATAAAATATTTACCTTTGTGAAACCAACAATGGAGTTTAATCTTTAGTGATTTTGCTTACATTTGTGCATGATTGGTTGAATTATGACTGTAAAAAGTTAGCTTTAATATTTGTGTTGTACATGAGTTCATTGTAGCTGTAACTTTATTGTTGTAGATTGATAGTTAAATTGGGTGTAGATGTAAGTTTTTGGTTgtagatatttaaaataaaatacttaagACATGtgatacataaataaataattacttttatttattaaataatttatattaataaagaaattataatttatcaaagtttactattattttatgcaacatgtatttataaaattaaacaatttaaatagtactcaaaattaaataaaattatatataattttcttaaattatagtAAAACGTTAAtatctaaataataaaaattatatctactattatctaatttatttgatattatatatgattctacagcttaaataataaaatgtaGGTCTATTGCCTAAAATGCATAAgagaaagatttttttaattgttttttattaaCGTTTAAATTAAAGTTAAATCATGACTGGTAAGAGTAAGTAGAAATTTGATATAGGCtttaacttaaaaaataaactatatcatGATCAGCAAAGTTTgatgatttaaatatatatataaataaagcaGAAAAAAGAGATAAAGGGGGAGATTTGTTAAGTTGTAGCCTGTCTGTAGCTTTAGTTTCTATATACAACCGTAAAAATTAccaagtttatatatttataaagctAAAGCCAAAAAATGAACAAATGGCTGTAGGAGAATTTTTTCTAAAGTGAAAGAATATTACTGttggaatatttttatttttattattttttttcattttacagctgcattagataaatctacataaaaaaaatactatgacCAAAATCAACAGTATTTTTTTACAGTTACAGTCCAATGAATCATCTATAAAACCTAACCAACCACCCACAAAGGATGTCATGTAATACCCCATTCACCACTGGATACATAAAAAGTCAACAGTAAAAAGATTTATCGGTTGAATTTTCCGTATCCAAAACAAAATGGTTAACAAAAAAGAATTTAAATTAGACAATTGTTAATATTAAAGGTTAAAAtagcttaaataaaaaaaaaatttgcttcGTTTTGAAATATCATAGTTTTTAGCGGATTTCTCTCTTTTAACTAGAAAAAAACCTTAGTTACTTCTTCAAAATCATATCTTGGATCTATTATTATAACGAATATTAAACAAAAGACACATCGATGTTGTTTCAACTTGTAtaccatatatttataattatatatatacactaatatACTCATATACATGAGGAACAAGCTCACACTGATACAGAGGAAGGGGGATGATAAATTTAGGCAGGGGATGCAGTTTTGGTTTTACACAAGATAGAAAAACTTGGAGTTTGATTGAAGTTCAATGAGGGAGGGGGTagattttaatacatatatagtaCTTTGATAAAGGAAACACTATGATGtaaaaaatgattttcttttttgaattaaatttaacattcaattcaaaaaaaatatatatatatatattcatatacttATATCactatataacaaaaatattaatttttatgtttaaaactCTTTTATAGCCAAATATCTCGTCATCCGATTAGCAACGCATATGTTAGCAAGATAAGACAATATATCAGTGATATGCCAAAATAGTCGGTTCAACAAAAGTCCATCTTGCGGATGCTGAGACGGTTGTTCCACACACATCAACGATAATGTTTGGAAGTGACTTTGTTTTTTGGTTGTGCGGCTGCGACCTTGGTCTTGGACACCACATATGCATCCAGTTTCTTAGATCTTTTAGCTGCTGGTTTGATAAATGTACCTAAAATCTCCGTCATCAACATAATTGTCTTCCTAATCCATTATCAACGAAACAAAAATATGaactgaaagaaagaaaatttttAACTTAGTGGCTCTCCCGAAGAATTAAAAGTAAAAGTAGTTTACCGTTTCTAGTTTAAAAAGCTGCTAAAAAACTTAGATATTTAATACGAAGCAAACATCTTACTTTCCATTTAAACAATTTTAACCTCtaacttttttaaattatcCATTCGAACCTCTCTTTTTGTTGGCCATGCCACTTTGGATATacgcaaaaatatttaatcgtCAAAATcgattaaatatttgtttttcacgAACCTAAAACAACGTGGTCAAcacaaaagatatttaaaatgaaCAATTCAAATTGAAGGTTAAAGTGGTTTAGATAAAAGTTGAgggttattttgatttttttaaggTATGTTTGTTGGAGGTAATATGGTGGTTTTCTCTTATAAcacatatatagtttttaatgttaaaaggAGATTTTGAGTGTCTCTCAATGTTTATGAGATAGATCGATCATGAGATTTAGGAAGCTGTAAACAAATTTATTAACCAAGTTGTAAAAAGGTTTCAGTTATAACTTCCAGGTTCAATTCACTTTGGTCACTTAGCCATGCCATTTAGATGAATTAGTTGCGTATCGGATACAAAACCTCGTGGGACTAGTACTTGGGGATAGAAATCTTTTGGATTTCCgcggttataaaaaaaatttattatattttatagtttgaaAATCATATCATCTTTGTATATTGACTTTATACCATTggaaagtctttttttttttttgtcgagaCTAATGTTTCACTTGGTATGACGATGCTCTATCATTGTGCAGGTTTTGCGGTCGTGATGCCCTAACTTAGTCGGATACGGATCAATGGCACAATTTTGAGGCGAGAGTGCGTTTACAAATTGTGAGGTTATGGTGTGTTTATTTCACAAAAATAGTCTATGAATTTACTGGTTCTGAAAGTTAGGATGGGTTTTCACTGTTATCTTCAATGACCGTCCGTTGTTCGGGCCAGTTTGCTTAGTGTTGCTATAATATCAAAATCGCTATTTATCTCCTGGCTAATGCCATTAATACATGCAATGGTAAACACGATGGAACGAACGATCAGAAAAAAAGATTACTAAAATTTCAAAAGTCTGAGAAAccaatataatttcaaaactcTTCCCTTTTAACTTCTTAATAATACCATTTGAAACTTGACAGGTTATATTTCTACTTTGATAGCCAACACGAATAAGAAACTGGAAGTGAAATTTGAAACTTCCTTAAACTTGTACACAGAATCCATGATTTACAAGGTTATGGAAGACAAGGGCAGAGCAAGATGCTGATTACCTCTTGCACTAGTATTTCGATAGTTGAGAAGagcaacaacaaaaagaaagcTACTTATTCATCATGATCATCATTCCCACATTCAATAGCATATATGGTATTGTCGTTTTATGCAAACTCCATTTTGGGTCCATaacaatggaaaaaaaaaagaactgatATTTGGTTAGGAATCCAAATTACAACTCAGGCAAGAGGATCCTCCTCTCTAGCTTTCCGCAGCAGCTCAGCTCTAACCCGCTTGACCTCGGCCTCCTTCTCCATCCTTTCTTGCTGCACATAAACACCTTCTTTTATTATCTTATCAACATGTGCAAACCAGTGAGCTGTTTTCACTTAATCAACTACAATCACAGATTCACAATCTCTACACGTGCTTTCACATTGAATTAAATTAATCAAACACAAGTTAAGCTTAGGTtctaatcatcatcatcatcaaatcaTAAAACTATCAAAGTCTAATCTGATCCATCTCATACAATCGATCAAATCTGAAGATAATTACATCAAATTCGATAGCCTAGGGGATGAGTGAGGAAGAGAATGAAACCTTCTCGTCTTGGTGAAGAGCGATCCAGACGTGGACTTTGTCCATGGACTGCCAGAAGGCGAAAGCAGCCAACGTCATCCCAAAGTAGGTCAACACCTTCACCATCGCCGTAAGCTACTTCCGCTGCTTTTTCGAGAAGATGAGTCGCGGAtcgggaagaagaagaaggcctGGATGTTATTACGGGGGTAATGATCTAGTGCGGAACGATACAACTAACTACTGTGTTGCGACCATCGATTCGATCGTCTACTCGTGGAATTGCCACGTGGCGTTAGTCGGATAAATTTATCATTTCTCATGGATCAATTCTTTTGGATaacaatttttaagtttttatcacaaaataatcctaaaaattaaaaagaccagaatagttatttttttattttaaaatttttaatatttacttaaattttttttttgaattcatTCTCTAAACTCAATCTCTTCACTATAAACCTAACTCTTAGATTAATTAATCTTATAAATGCATATTTAcctttcaataaaatttattttggtcattttccttattataaatttatttttataaaaataaactaaaaaaactatCTAAAAAATTTTCTCTTTTGTTGGATATGTGTTCACTTTTCGCTTGTCTCCATGGAGCACCGCTTTTTTTTAAGAAGGCTGGTAATAACCATAACCCATGGTTCGAGTTTGAAGTAAGGATGTATCGGTTCCAATTTCACTAACAGTAACACTAGACTAATGAAACATTTAGAAATAGTTGACCGAAAATAATACTCTTTCCTTTTCATTTTAGTTGTTGCtatagaataaaattatattttgaaaataagtgttgtttttaaattttaatacaaaatttattaattttatatatcagTCTACTTTTTTATTAGTTGAAATTATGAAAGTGGAACATTTTGAAGATGTCGATCAGATTTCTGGAGTCACAAAGATACAAAGTAGAAATTAAgaatgttaacaaaaaaaaaattaagaagttATGGATAGGGAAGAACCGAATAAGTAGTTAGAATGATTTCAGAGAAACTTACATAAAAAGACACTTTATGAGTTATCTTTGCACTAGGAGATACAATGTTGTTTTGACACACTTTACTGTGACAGCTGTTTTATTCATGACGAAAATAACCTTGCTTTTGGCTCaggaaaataatgtttttaaagagGCAACCGTAATGAAATTTAGTTGGTGTCTAGTTGAATTTAATAATAAAGTTATAAACCAGAAAGTAGGTATATAGGTTTATGTGAATGGTTTATGGGCGTTGGATCAATTTAAAGACATGAGATCTAACGGTTACAAAGAAGCATGCCTTTAAGATGTAATTAATGGGTTTCGAAAGTTGAGAAAGTAGGTGAGTCGTGCTCAAAAGAGATATGGTCAGACGAAGTTTGGTTAGCAGATATATGATCAGACGCTGGTTGGACGGGAGTATTGTGGTCAGGTGATGAGTGGATGGAAGGTGTGTGGTCACTCGATGTGTGGATGGGTGTTGTGTGGTTGGGCGATAAGATGTGGTCAGACGAGTTGTGAAGTGGTGGTAGAGAGATGTAGGGGTTCCAGAGTGGGCACCGTCACTCGATGTGTGGACGGGTGTTGTGTGGTTAGGCGATGAGATGTGGTCAGACGAGTTGTGAAGTGGCGTTGGAGAGATGTAAGAGGGTTCCAGAGTGGGGTGTGGTCAGTCGATGTGTGGACGGGTGTTCTGTGGTTGGGCGAT comes from Brassica rapa cultivar Chiifu-401-42 chromosome A02, CAAS_Brap_v3.01, whole genome shotgun sequence and encodes:
- the LOC103852425 gene encoding uncharacterized protein LOC103852425 — protein: MVKVLTYFGMTLAAFAFWQSMDKVHVWIALHQDEKQERMEKEAEVKRVRAELLRKAREEDPLA